The window TGACAGCGTATCAACAACCGAAAGAATGCGTGGATCCTCCACCACGCCCATAATCCATTCTTCATACCAATGAAGATTCATAAGCGGAGAAAAATTTTCATCCGCATACGATTCATATAGAGCGTTTATCGCATGGCATTCTCCTTTTGAGAACACCTGCTCTCTTGTGAGAAATCCTTTCTCTCGGTAAAAACGAAGCTCGTCAATAGAAACAACTGTCCCGTGCTTTCGTGTATCCGGCATATAACCTCCTGTACTGATGTTAAAGAACATCACCAGTGTAGAAGAAAACAAGGACTTGCGTCAATCAGCAAGAAAAGTCGACACTACGGGAAGTTCTTTTATATCTCCAAACGAAGCAACAATAGTGTCAGCCTCTAAAAGCGTTTCTTTGGGCAAAGTTGACGCAATAGCAATACAATACGCACCTGCTCTTTTTGCCGCCCGTATTCCGAACGGGGCGTTTTCTACGACAATGCATTCATGAGGAGCAACACCGATAGCGCCCGCTCCTGCAAGATACGGGTCCGGCTCCGGCTTCCCGCGCTCATACATATCGCTTGTGATTATTGCTTTAAATTGCGACAAAAAATCATTAGGCACCGACGACTCCAGTCGTTTCATCAGTCCCGCCGTTACAATACCCGTAGGAATTTGCTTTGTGGCGCAAAGCTTTATAAAATCCTCAACATGCGGATACAATAAGAACGAATGGTCATCCATATAGTAGCGCTCCTTTGCGTGCATGATGTCTTCCGCGCGCGTTTCAGGAATGCCGTTTTTGTCGCAAAAAAATACAGCTACATCAATTGGCCGCATGCCCTCCAGAGGAAAATATTCTTCTCCGGTTATCTGCCCACCCGCGTCACCGAATGCCTTTTGCCATGCACGCAAATTGTCTTCCATAGTGCGCGCAAGCACCCCGTCAAAATCAAAAAGGATTCCTTTGTATGGCGCACTGTTATTCATTAAAAAATGCGAGAGTTGCCTTCATCCACGGACCCAAATGCTTGTAATGCGCGGATGTCACTATCTTATCATCAACCACGGCGGGCTCATCAATATATGTAGCCCCGGCGTTTTCAATGTCATCCTTGATGCTATAGTATCCTGATATTTTTTTGCCTTTTACTATTTTCGCGGATATCAACAACTGCGCCGCGTGACAAATGCTTGCGATCACTTTCCCACGCCCATGAAATTCCGCAATAAAATCAATTACCTCTTTATCT is drawn from Candidatus Niyogibacteria bacterium CG10_big_fil_rev_8_21_14_0_10_46_36 and contains these coding sequences:
- a CDS encoding type 1 glutamine amidotransferase; the encoded protein is MKKALIITGKNVQDHEFIYPYYRLQEAGFNVDVAIRGNETVQGILGTKIVPTRDIAGINPDDYDLLVLPGGAKCMEYLRQDKEVIDFIAEFHGRGKVIASICHAAQLLISAKIVKGKKISGYYSIKDDIENAGATYIDEPAVVDDKIVTSAHYKHLGPWMKATLAFFNE